The following proteins are encoded in a genomic region of Micromonospora olivasterospora:
- a CDS encoding transglycosylase family protein, with the protein MATGYIARHRRVTARRAAVGTVAAGAVAGAVALFGPAAPAQAAVNWDAIAQCESGNNWHINTGNGYYGGLQFSQSTWAGYGGKKYAARADLATRSEQIRIAEKVLRGQGIGAWPTCGKKGGSTKKYSPKSETKAAPKKERSSRTEKPASRSKRDTTKSTPSTGGGRTYVVRSGDTLSEIAQAKGVGGGWHALWEKNRRVLGDRPNLIFPGQRLSL; encoded by the coding sequence ATGGCAACTGGATACATCGCCCGCCACCGTCGGGTGACCGCTCGCCGTGCCGCCGTCGGGACCGTCGCGGCGGGCGCCGTCGCCGGCGCCGTCGCCCTGTTCGGGCCGGCCGCCCCGGCCCAGGCCGCGGTCAACTGGGACGCCATCGCCCAGTGCGAGTCCGGCAACAACTGGCACATCAACACCGGCAACGGCTACTACGGGGGCCTGCAGTTCTCGCAGAGCACCTGGGCCGGCTACGGCGGCAAGAAGTACGCCGCGCGCGCCGACCTGGCGACCCGCAGCGAGCAGATCCGCATCGCCGAGAAGGTGCTCCGGGGCCAGGGCATCGGGGCGTGGCCGACCTGCGGCAAGAAGGGCGGCTCGACCAAGAAGTACAGCCCGAAGTCGGAGACGAAGGCCGCCCCGAAGAAGGAGCGGTCCTCGCGTACCGAGAAGCCGGCGTCGCGGAGCAAGCGGGACACCACGAAGAGCACCCCGTCCACCGGCGGCGGCCGGACGTACGTGGTGCGGTCGGGGGACACCCTGTCGGAGATCGCGCAGGCCAAGGGCGTCGGGGGCGGCTGGCACGCGCTGTGGGAGAAGAACAGGCGGGTCCTGGGCGACCGGCCCAACCTGATCTTCCCCGGCCAGCGGCTCAGCCTCTGA
- a CDS encoding diacylglycerol/lipid kinase family protein produces the protein MSTSTLTRPDEAAPDRVGIVAVVAHRKKTLGGGLDELRATLVDAGVDDLLWYEVPKSRKAPKKVRKALERGAGLVFVWGGDGMVQRCADALAGSGVPMAILPAGTANLFATNLGVPADLPGRCGWAWAGGGAGSTWAGSTASTSR, from the coding sequence ATGAGCACCAGCACGCTGACCAGGCCCGACGAGGCCGCTCCGGACCGCGTCGGCATCGTCGCCGTCGTCGCCCACCGGAAGAAGACCCTCGGCGGCGGCCTCGACGAGCTGCGCGCCACGCTGGTCGACGCCGGCGTCGACGACCTGCTCTGGTACGAGGTGCCCAAGAGCCGCAAGGCGCCGAAGAAGGTCCGCAAGGCGCTGGAGAGGGGCGCCGGGCTGGTCTTCGTGTGGGGCGGCGACGGCATGGTGCAGCGCTGCGCCGACGCCCTCGCCGGCAGCGGCGTGCCGATGGCGATCCTGCCCGCCGGGACGGCGAACCTCTTCGCCACCAACCTCGGCGTCCCGGCCGACCTGCCGGGGCGGTGCGGGTGGGCCTGGGCGGGCGGCGGCGCCGGCTCGACCTGGGCCGGCTCAACGGCGAGCACTTCGCGGTGA
- a CDS encoding diacylglycerol/lipid kinase family protein, protein MRVGLGGRRRRLDLGRLNGEHFAVMAGAGFDGELIGEADRRLKGRLGRLAYVWTGLRHVRGELVRTRIRVDGSDWFDGEASCVLFGNVGTITGGIPAFDDARPDDGALEVGVATAAGAVDWARTLGRMAAGRSDESPFVRITRGRKIKVRFAAPRTYELDGGARAETKRLKVRVAPGALTVCCPDD, encoded by the coding sequence GTGCGGGTGGGCCTGGGCGGGCGGCGGCGCCGGCTCGACCTGGGCCGGCTCAACGGCGAGCACTTCGCGGTGATGGCCGGTGCCGGCTTCGACGGCGAGCTGATCGGCGAGGCCGACCGCCGGCTCAAGGGCCGGCTGGGCCGCCTCGCGTACGTGTGGACGGGGCTGCGGCACGTCCGCGGCGAGCTGGTCCGCACCCGGATCCGGGTGGACGGGTCCGACTGGTTCGACGGCGAGGCGAGCTGCGTGCTGTTCGGCAACGTCGGCACGATCACCGGGGGCATCCCCGCGTTCGACGACGCCCGCCCCGACGACGGCGCGCTGGAGGTGGGGGTGGCCACGGCGGCCGGCGCGGTGGACTGGGCGCGGACGCTGGGCCGGATGGCCGCCGGCCGCTCCGACGAGTCGCCGTTCGTGCGGATCACCCGGGGCCGGAAGATCAAGGTACGGTTCGCCGCGCCGCGGACGTACGAGCTGGACGGCGGGGCGCGGGCGGAGACGAAGCGGCTGAAGGTCAGGGTGGCGCCCGGGGCGCTGACCGTCTGCTGCCCCGACGACTGA
- a CDS encoding BON domain-containing protein: protein MPWPYPDDRSWPDEPGPTDDDARIAAAVARRFGDGWTSRHRHVCIAVQNRVVILSGVVADPQTRRAAGELAWSVPDVVDVCNALRLAGPRR, encoded by the coding sequence ATGCCCTGGCCGTACCCCGACGACCGCTCCTGGCCGGACGAGCCCGGGCCGACGGACGACGACGCCCGGATCGCCGCCGCGGTGGCCCGGCGGTTCGGCGACGGCTGGACCAGCCGGCACCGGCACGTCTGCATCGCCGTGCAGAACCGCGTGGTCATCCTCTCCGGCGTCGTCGCCGACCCGCAGACCCGCCGGGCCGCCGGGGAGCTGGCGTGGAGCGTGCCCGACGTCGTCGACGTCTGCAACGCGCTCCGGCTGGCCGGCCCGCGCCGGTAG